Proteins encoded within one genomic window of Candidatus Poribacteria bacterium:
- the cysC gene encoding adenylyl-sulfate kinase gives MAQQKATNITWHDAIVTAEDREKLLNQKGCVIWFTGLSGSGKSTLANAVEHVLHQQRHHTYVLDGDNVRHGLNKNLGFSPEDREENIRRIGEVAKLFADAGTIVMTAFISPYRADRDQARELIAEGRFVEVFVDCPLEVCEERDTKGLYKKARAGEIKEFTGISAPYEPPIDPEVTVNTAELSIEESAHAVVASLVETGLVPAGN, from the coding sequence TTGGCTCAACAGAAAGCAACTAACATTACGTGGCACGACGCAATTGTCACAGCAGAAGACAGAGAAAAATTGCTGAATCAGAAAGGCTGTGTGATTTGGTTTACAGGTCTTTCGGGATCAGGGAAATCAACATTAGCGAATGCAGTTGAACACGTCTTACATCAGCAGCGGCATCATACCTATGTCTTGGACGGCGACAACGTCCGACACGGATTGAACAAGAATTTGGGATTTTCACCCGAAGACCGCGAGGAAAACATCCGGCGTATCGGTGAAGTGGCGAAACTTTTTGCGGATGCAGGAACCATCGTCATGACAGCCTTCATCTCACCTTATCGTGCCGACAGGGATCAAGCAAGGGAACTCATTGCTGAGGGCAGGTTCGTTGAAGTTTTCGTCGACTGTCCGCTTGAAGTCTGTGAAGAACGCGATACGAAGGGTTTATACAAAAAAGCGCGTGCTGGAGAGATTAAGGAATTTACCGGCATCAGCGCGCCTTACGAACCGCCCATTGACCCCGAAGTTACGGTGAATACAGCGGAACTCTCTATTGAAGAATCTGCACATGCGGTTGTCGCGTCCCTTGTAGAAACTGGTTTAGTCCCTGCTGGAAACTAA
- a CDS encoding fumarylacetoacetate hydrolase family protein, with amino-acid sequence MKLIQFHLPNLGKRVGIVTRDEEVIDVTSEESPGVLEVLELADREQMSIGVILADIQEKVATPAPIQLGTLPDVGNASTEPEGLTLKKLDVAPDENTPHLLFPIDSPEVWGCGVTYKRSADMRDDDSEQDIYSRVYYADRPEIFFKATPARCVGPNGFIGIRSDSTLTATEPELAYVLGSEGEIIGYTLCNDVSAWDIERDNPLYLPQSKVFYGCCALGPMLVTPSEVDDPYNLDMQCTVLRDGDTLYQGDVNTSQINWKFEELTEFLMRDNPIPFGTVVSTGTGIIVPNDLPLAAGDVVQIEIDGFGTLSNPVKQL; translated from the coding sequence ATGAAACTAATTCAATTTCATTTACCCAACTTAGGGAAGCGGGTTGGGATTGTCACCCGCGATGAGGAAGTGATTGACGTAACCAGCGAGGAATCACCGGGTGTATTAGAAGTCCTGGAACTCGCAGATAGGGAACAGATGAGCATTGGGGTTATACTTGCCGACATCCAAGAGAAAGTGGCAACCCCTGCACCGATCCAACTCGGTACACTTCCAGATGTGGGAAACGCCTCTACCGAACCTGAGGGACTCACGCTTAAAAAATTAGATGTTGCTCCTGACGAAAACACCCCACATCTTTTATTTCCGATCGATTCTCCTGAGGTTTGGGGGTGCGGTGTAACCTACAAACGAAGTGCGGATATGCGCGACGATGACAGCGAACAGGATATCTACAGCCGCGTCTATTACGCCGACCGTCCTGAAATATTCTTCAAAGCAACTCCGGCACGTTGCGTCGGACCGAACGGTTTCATTGGCATTCGGAGCGATTCCACGCTAACAGCAACCGAACCAGAACTTGCCTACGTCCTCGGCAGCGAAGGAGAAATCATCGGATATACCCTCTGTAATGACGTATCCGCATGGGACATTGAACGCGACAACCCCCTCTATCTCCCACAATCCAAAGTCTTTTACGGATGCTGTGCACTTGGTCCTATGCTTGTTACACCATCCGAAGTGGACGATCCGTACAATCTGGATATGCAGTGCACCGTCCTTCGCGATGGAGACACACTCTATCAAGGTGATGTCAACACATCTCAAATCAACTGGAAATTTGAAGAGCTCACCGAATTTCTGATGCGTGATAATCCAATTCCATTTGGGACCGTTGTTTCGACGGGTACCGGTATTATCGTTCCGAACGATCTGCCGCTCGCTGCAGGCGATGTTGTCCAGATAGAAATCGACGGGTTCGGCACGTTGTCAAACCCCGTTAAGCAACTTTAG
- a CDS encoding phytanoyl-CoA dioxygenase family protein, translating into MEAVISNFNENGFAILRGILEQETLDAVKYECEALVAELALQRCAEGKLTDTFSDSPFEIRLIQIYENYPDENPTIFRPELHREGFFGVFAHPILLELAGIILGPEIRLYPNYSVRPKLPANKRTEVLWHQDAGYTSKEADVLRMMNVWTPLVPVNIENGCMEFIPQSHKWGVVPHEQDKYYLRIHDDYIKPVEGDAVRIEIEPGDVVIFSNLLFHRGLPNRTEYIRWSLDWRYQDARQPTLRTTQGHLLSSQRTPDAVVKDAKTWAELELS; encoded by the coding sequence ATGGAAGCAGTCATCAGTAACTTCAATGAAAACGGGTTTGCCATTCTGCGCGGCATCTTGGAGCAGGAAACGCTTGACGCAGTCAAATACGAATGCGAGGCGTTAGTCGCTGAACTCGCGTTGCAGCGGTGTGCAGAGGGAAAACTGACAGATACTTTTTCAGATTCGCCCTTTGAAATCCGCCTGATTCAGATATACGAAAATTATCCAGATGAAAACCCAACGATCTTTCGTCCTGAACTACATCGGGAAGGGTTTTTCGGCGTGTTCGCCCATCCTATCCTACTTGAACTCGCGGGTATCATCCTCGGTCCAGAGATACGATTGTACCCAAACTATTCCGTTCGTCCGAAGCTACCCGCAAACAAGCGAACAGAGGTCCTATGGCATCAAGATGCTGGCTATACTTCAAAGGAAGCAGATGTCTTACGAATGATGAACGTCTGGACCCCTTTAGTACCCGTCAATATTGAAAACGGGTGTATGGAATTCATTCCGCAGAGCCACAAGTGGGGCGTTGTTCCACACGAACAAGACAAATACTATCTCCGCATCCACGATGATTATATCAAGCCGGTTGAAGGGGATGCGGTACGTATTGAGATTGAGCCGGGAGATGTCGTTATTTTCAGTAATCTCTTATTTCACCGCGGTTTGCCGAACCGCACTGAATACATACGATGGAGCTTAGATTGGCGCTATCAAGATGCCAGACAACCGACGCTTCGGACAACACAAGGACATTTACTGAGTTCACAACGGACACCGGACGCGGTCGTCAAAGACGCTAAGACATGGGCAGAACTCGAACTTTCCTAA
- a CDS encoding CRTAC1 family protein, with product MKNNCYFSLSVKSEIRLFTCLILISCTAIPSAAETTLHFTDQTQQAGIHFKHTNGASEQKYLPETMGSGGLFFDYDNDGHLDVYLVNSGTLSRTPQPHRHPDHTNVLYRNKGDGTFVDVTVGAGLQQNKGYGMGCLAADYDNDGDTDLYLTNFGKNQLYRNNGDGTFTDVTSHAGVGDGNWSVSASFGDFNLDGYLDLYVANYLDYQLETAHACFLEGIHIYCGPHEYPGVRDTLYRNDGDGTFTDVTTRAGVHNTGKGLGTLFTDYNDDGYPDIFVANDAVPDFLYRNNRNGTFTDIAATAGVAYNSEGRATASMGIAIGDYDNDGVGDLFITNFSLEINSLFHNDSDGFYTMTTFEAGLADSSFSQLGFGTQFLDADNDGTVDLFVANGHVWDNVSDITPSLSYKQKSQIFKNTGNGQFKDVSETAGPFFKRPIVGRGVAIGDYNNDGAMDILVTRCSEAPVLLRSDSQTHNWVKIRLVGTESNRDGIGAKVWVHTNETTQFREATCGGSYASGSEPMLHFGIGTQETIQSIKVKWQKGHSQTLDFSDMDSPINQVIRIIENPPR from the coding sequence TTGAAAAACAACTGTTATTTCTCGCTGAGTGTCAAGTCAGAAATCCGCCTATTCACCTGCCTGATACTTATCAGCTGCACTGCGATACCGTCCGCGGCTGAAACAACACTCCACTTTACGGATCAGACGCAGCAAGCCGGTATCCACTTCAAACACACCAACGGCGCATCCGAACAGAAATACCTCCCAGAAACGATGGGATCCGGTGGACTCTTTTTCGACTACGACAACGATGGGCATCTCGATGTCTACCTCGTCAACAGCGGCACTCTCAGTCGCACGCCACAGCCCCACAGACATCCTGACCATACAAATGTTCTCTATCGCAATAAGGGGGATGGAACATTTGTCGATGTCACAGTAGGTGCAGGACTTCAACAAAACAAGGGTTACGGGATGGGATGTCTCGCCGCGGATTATGACAACGATGGCGACACCGACCTCTACCTCACCAATTTCGGTAAAAACCAGTTATACCGGAACAACGGTGACGGCACCTTTACCGACGTTACATCGCACGCGGGTGTCGGGGACGGCAACTGGAGTGTCAGTGCCTCCTTCGGCGATTTCAACCTTGACGGATACCTCGACCTTTACGTAGCGAACTATCTGGACTATCAACTTGAGACCGCCCACGCCTGCTTTTTGGAAGGGATTCATATCTACTGTGGTCCGCACGAATATCCGGGGGTGCGTGACACGCTTTATCGAAACGACGGTGATGGTACTTTCACGGACGTTACAACCCGTGCAGGCGTTCACAACACCGGTAAAGGGTTAGGCACGCTCTTCACAGATTACAATGACGATGGTTATCCCGATATTTTCGTCGCCAACGATGCTGTTCCTGATTTTCTTTATCGCAATAACAGAAACGGCACCTTCACAGACATCGCTGCCACCGCGGGGGTCGCTTACAACTCAGAAGGACGCGCAACCGCCAGTATGGGCATCGCCATCGGTGACTACGATAATGACGGAGTAGGTGACCTCTTTATTACAAACTTCTCTCTGGAAATTAACAGTCTCTTTCACAACGACAGTGACGGCTTCTACACGATGACCACCTTTGAAGCAGGTCTTGCCGATTCAAGTTTTTCACAACTCGGTTTCGGAACCCAGTTTCTCGACGCGGACAACGACGGCACGGTTGACCTTTTCGTCGCAAATGGACATGTATGGGACAACGTATCGGATATTACGCCATCGCTCTCCTACAAACAGAAGAGCCAGATTTTTAAGAACACGGGAAACGGGCAGTTTAAAGACGTATCCGAGACAGCCGGTCCATTTTTTAAGCGTCCTATTGTCGGGCGTGGTGTAGCCATCGGTGATTACAACAACGATGGTGCGATGGATATTCTCGTTACACGTTGCAGTGAGGCTCCTGTGTTACTGCGAAGCGATTCCCAAACACACAACTGGGTAAAAATTCGACTCGTCGGTACGGAAAGCAATCGCGATGGTATTGGAGCGAAAGTCTGGGTACATACAAACGAGACGACGCAGTTCAGAGAAGCAACGTGTGGTGGAAGTTACGCCTCTGGTAGCGAACCCATGCTCCATTTTGGTATCGGCACACAAGAAACAATACAATCTATCAAAGTAAAATGGCAAAAGGGCCACAGCCAAACGCTCGATTTTTCAGATATGGACAGCCCCATAAACCAAGTTATCCGTATCATCGAAAATCCGCCAAGGTAA
- a CDS encoding heavy metal-binding domain-containing protein, producing MITTTTNTIEGRPIREYFGLVTGEAIMGANVFRDFMAGLTDLVDGRSGTYESKFAEARETALQELEDEARRKGANAVVGIDIDYEVLGANNGMLMVTATGTAVKIGSITPS from the coding sequence ATGATTACGACAACCACAAACACAATCGAAGGTAGACCGATTCGAGAATACTTCGGCCTTGTTACTGGTGAAGCGATTATGGGTGCGAACGTTTTTCGCGATTTTATGGCAGGTCTCACGGACCTTGTCGATGGACGTTCAGGCACTTACGAGAGCAAGTTTGCGGAAGCCCGTGAAACAGCCCTCCAAGAACTGGAAGATGAAGCGCGACGCAAAGGAGCTAATGCCGTCGTCGGTATTGACATCGACTATGAAGTACTGGGTGCCAATAACGGCATGCTGATGGTGACGGCGACCGGAACCGCTGTTAAAATTGGGTCAATAACCCCAAGCTAA
- a CDS encoding DSD1 family PLP-dependent enzyme, with translation MNNNTEPFIGMHKTELDTPALLIDLDKMEANIQTMADYFTTVNASLRPHMKTHKTPIITHKQIAAGAIGVTCAKLGEAEAAIHAGIRDVLIANQVVGAQKIARLINLAKHSEIMVAVDSPQNVQAISEAAAAKGVTVRTLIEVNIGMDRCGVEPGKPALELAEQIRQSPNLKFEGLMGYEGHTVSRPDRAERDAAAREAMQRLIEAKHYVEKRGVEVPIMSGGGTGTFNITGSIPEMTEVQAGSYVFMDSTYRNVEGVGEQFDCSLSVLATVVSRPTPDRMIVDTGLKVLAKEFGVPQPLGITGVEMTGLSEEHGKIQVSDVNVPLTPGDKIEILPSHCCTTVNLHDRYYGIRNGIVESVWEIAARGKAQ, from the coding sequence ATGAACAACAATACTGAACCCTTCATCGGCATGCACAAAACTGAATTAGACACACCGGCACTGCTGATCGATTTGGATAAAATGGAAGCTAACATACAGACGATGGCGGACTACTTCACCACAGTGAACGCGTCGCTGAGACCTCACATGAAGACGCACAAAACGCCAATTATCACCCATAAACAGATCGCAGCTGGTGCCATCGGCGTTACCTGTGCGAAACTCGGTGAGGCAGAAGCAGCCATTCACGCTGGCATTCGAGACGTGCTGATCGCCAATCAAGTTGTCGGCGCACAAAAGATTGCACGCCTCATCAACCTCGCGAAGCACTCGGAGATCATGGTTGCAGTCGATAGTCCGCAGAACGTGCAAGCCATCTCCGAGGCTGCCGCTGCCAAAGGCGTAACCGTCAGAACCTTAATAGAGGTGAACATCGGTATGGACCGGTGTGGGGTTGAACCGGGCAAACCGGCATTAGAACTCGCTGAGCAGATACGTCAAAGTCCAAACTTGAAGTTTGAAGGCTTAATGGGTTATGAGGGACATACGGTCTCCAGACCGGACCGAGCAGAACGGGATGCCGCAGCACGCGAAGCCATGCAACGTTTAATCGAGGCAAAACACTACGTTGAAAAGCGTGGCGTAGAGGTTCCCATCATGAGTGGTGGTGGTACTGGCACCTTCAATATCACAGGAAGTATCCCTGAAATGACAGAGGTACAGGCAGGGTCCTATGTCTTTATGGATTCCACCTACCGAAATGTAGAAGGTGTTGGCGAACAGTTCGACTGCTCGCTGTCGGTTTTGGCAACCGTCGTGAGTCGCCCAACCCCTGATCGAATGATTGTAGATACAGGTTTGAAAGTCCTCGCAAAAGAGTTCGGCGTTCCCCAACCCCTTGGTATAACAGGCGTAGAGATGACCGGACTTTCCGAGGAGCACGGAAAAATACAGGTGTCCGATGTAAACGTTCCCCTCACACCGGGGGATAAAATTGAAATTTTACCATCCCACTGTTGTACGACAGTGAATCTTCATGATAGGTATTACGGCATCCGTAACGGGATTGTTGAGTCCGTTTGGGAGATCGCCGCGAGAGGAAAGGCACAATAA
- a CDS encoding PQQ-binding-like beta-propeller repeat protein, translating to MRKAKLKWQSAVSKKTSFLKVFKSRQPTANTKLLLIVSLSLVFLASANPAHAVIPQLLGPLTALLSIVPQILAFVGVALITALVFARDTTKMLFYKFRDFAIAHKITVSILSLIFLVGFVWGTYNLIKIATNPTTQGLEATVQNTDTGSTHLNKTWATFRSGKNRTGHADTLPGPTKETPAWVFREEGAMAVDFSSSPAVVGNRLYIGSSHGSIFSLGGATYCIDTKTQKVLWRHASSIPIFSSPAVAGGRVYIGEGYHQDSDCRLRCLDAKTGELIWSFQTASHVESTPFISQGKLYFTAGADGVYCIDALEGQAIWHYKDIHADMSPVVHKDKVYFGTGYGDYRIYAVDAQTGAEAWSKQMPYPVWGSPSTDENLVFFGLGRGNFSDSAPVPAGKVVALDPETGDIVWEHEAEDAVMTAIAVQDGSVTFGSRDGYVYSLQSTDGKLNWKTHLGGPVVSSPAVTMDTVYAATKNGYIYALSIDGGEVQWEFNTRIVTRNIELYSSPAIANGLLYIGSSDRYIFCLGGDDAGKIIGNR from the coding sequence ATGAGAAAAGCAAAATTAAAATGGCAGTCAGCAGTCAGCAAGAAAACCTCTTTTCTGAAGGTTTTCAAAAGCCGACAACCGACAGCCAATACAAAATTGCTGCTAATAGTAAGCCTCTCTCTTGTTTTTTTGGCTTCTGCCAACCCCGCGCATGCGGTTATCCCGCAGCTGCTGGGACCCCTTACAGCACTGTTGAGTATCGTCCCACAGATTCTTGCCTTTGTTGGGGTTGCGCTCATCACTGCCCTCGTGTTTGCGCGGGACACAACCAAAATGCTTTTCTACAAGTTTCGTGACTTCGCGATTGCCCACAAAATCACAGTTTCCATTCTGAGTCTAATTTTCCTTGTGGGATTCGTATGGGGAACCTACAACCTGATCAAGATAGCGACGAATCCGACAACACAGGGACTTGAGGCAACGGTTCAGAACACAGACACCGGAAGTACACATCTCAACAAGACATGGGCAACTTTCCGAAGCGGAAAAAACCGGACAGGACATGCAGACACACTCCCAGGTCCAACAAAAGAAACACCGGCATGGGTTTTCAGAGAGGAAGGAGCCATGGCGGTTGACTTTTCTTCGTCGCCAGCAGTTGTTGGGAATCGCCTCTATATCGGATCCTCACACGGTTCAATATTTTCGCTCGGTGGAGCAACCTACTGTATTGATACAAAAACACAGAAGGTGCTCTGGCGACACGCTTCATCTATCCCAATCTTTTCATCCCCTGCAGTCGCTGGTGGTAGGGTTTATATCGGTGAAGGCTATCACCAAGATAGCGATTGCCGCCTCCGATGCCTTGACGCGAAAACCGGTGAACTTATCTGGTCCTTCCAAACAGCAAGCCATGTTGAATCGACCCCTTTCATCAGCCAAGGCAAACTCTATTTTACAGCAGGAGCCGATGGGGTTTATTGTATCGATGCATTGGAAGGGCAAGCGATATGGCACTATAAAGACATTCATGCGGACATGTCTCCTGTCGTGCATAAAGACAAGGTTTACTTTGGCACAGGCTATGGGGATTATCGGATCTACGCTGTCGATGCTCAAACAGGTGCTGAAGCATGGTCGAAGCAGATGCCGTATCCTGTGTGGGGCAGTCCAAGTACCGATGAAAATCTCGTCTTTTTCGGGCTTGGAAGAGGCAATTTTTCGGATAGCGCGCCCGTCCCCGCCGGTAAGGTCGTTGCGCTTGACCCAGAAACCGGCGACATCGTATGGGAACATGAGGCAGAGGATGCCGTCATGACAGCGATTGCTGTTCAGGATGGTTCCGTCACCTTCGGTTCGCGCGATGGATACGTCTATTCTCTCCAATCAACAGACGGAAAACTCAATTGGAAAACGCATCTTGGTGGACCCGTCGTCTCTTCACCCGCCGTGACGATGGACACCGTCTACGCCGCAACAAAAAACGGATATATCTATGCCCTCTCTATTGACGGTGGAGAGGTACAGTGGGAGTTTAATACGAGAATTGTTACCCGAAATATAGAACTTTATTCATCACCCGCGATTGCCAATGGACTGCTCTATATCGGTTCAAGCGATCGATATATTTTCTGTTTGGGTGGTGACGATGCAGGAAAAATCATTGGTAATCGGTAA